A genomic segment from Micromonospora echinaurantiaca encodes:
- a CDS encoding M1 family metallopeptidase, translated as MEGVHPVRRALTAAIAALTVTTAGTLVAGTPGHAALPGWGRPVLPTAAPQPGGPGLGDSYFPNYGNGGYDVEHYDVRLRYDPQTDLLTGTTTILARATQDLSRFNLDFLLDVDSVRVNGWQATATREGVHELVVTPRRTVTAGQQLTVVVRYSGVPSETLVGGYTGWTRTDDGAMAVNEPESAWWWFPSNDHPTDKATYDISVSVPTGVEVISNGVQPRPPVAEAGNRTRWSWRTTSPTATYLAFLAIGQYDIVSDTAPNGQPVVNAYSTTLGELGPAARASIERTAEIVEWASGIFGPYPFEAQGGVAGPVDGIGFALETQTRSVYGPGFWRRGANTYVVVHENAHQWFGDSVSVGDWSDIWLNEGFASYAEWLWSEEQGEGTAQELFDFTYASYPADDEFWQVPPGEPGPNRIFDGAVYDRGAMALHQLRLAVGDDAFFAILPAWTAEHRHGNASIEQFQALAERISGLDLDDLLDAWLFTPGRPDVPNTARKSAPPTEPKSWPHLRATHHLLTR; from the coding sequence ATGGAGGGAGTCCACCCCGTGCGACGAGCGCTCACGGCGGCCATCGCCGCCCTGACCGTCACCACCGCCGGCACCCTGGTCGCCGGCACCCCCGGCCACGCCGCCCTACCGGGCTGGGGTCGGCCGGTCCTGCCCACCGCCGCGCCGCAACCCGGCGGTCCAGGGCTCGGTGACAGCTACTTCCCCAACTACGGCAACGGCGGCTACGACGTCGAGCACTACGACGTCCGGCTGCGCTACGACCCGCAGACCGACCTGCTCACCGGCACCACCACCATCCTGGCCCGGGCCACCCAGGACCTGTCCCGGTTCAACCTCGACTTCCTGCTCGACGTCGACTCGGTACGGGTCAACGGCTGGCAGGCGACCGCCACCCGGGAGGGCGTGCACGAGCTGGTCGTCACCCCACGCCGGACGGTGACCGCCGGTCAGCAGCTCACCGTGGTGGTGCGCTACTCGGGCGTGCCGTCCGAGACGCTGGTCGGCGGCTACACCGGCTGGACCCGTACCGACGACGGTGCGATGGCGGTGAACGAACCGGAGTCGGCCTGGTGGTGGTTCCCCAGCAACGACCACCCGACGGACAAGGCCACCTACGACATCTCCGTCTCGGTGCCCACCGGCGTCGAGGTGATCAGCAACGGCGTCCAGCCGCGGCCGCCGGTCGCCGAGGCCGGCAACCGCACCCGGTGGAGCTGGCGCACCACCTCGCCTACCGCCACCTACCTGGCCTTCCTCGCCATCGGCCAGTACGACATCGTCAGCGACACCGCGCCGAACGGCCAGCCGGTGGTGAACGCGTACAGCACCACGCTGGGTGAGCTGGGGCCGGCCGCGCGGGCCAGCATCGAGCGCACCGCCGAGATCGTCGAGTGGGCCAGCGGGATCTTCGGCCCGTACCCGTTCGAGGCGCAGGGCGGCGTGGCCGGGCCGGTCGACGGCATCGGTTTCGCGCTGGAGACGCAGACCCGCTCGGTGTACGGGCCGGGCTTCTGGCGCCGCGGCGCCAACACGTACGTGGTGGTGCACGAGAACGCCCACCAGTGGTTCGGCGACTCGGTCTCGGTGGGCGACTGGAGCGACATCTGGCTCAACGAGGGCTTCGCCTCCTACGCCGAGTGGCTCTGGTCCGAGGAGCAGGGCGAGGGCACCGCGCAGGAATTGTTCGACTTCACCTACGCCAGCTACCCGGCGGATGACGAGTTCTGGCAGGTGCCGCCGGGTGAGCCCGGCCCGAACCGGATCTTTGACGGCGCCGTCTACGACCGGGGCGCGATGGCGCTACACCAGCTCCGGCTGGCCGTCGGCGACGACGCGTTCTTCGCGATCCTGCCGGCCTGGACCGCCGAGCACCGGCACGGCAACGCCAGCATCGAGCAGTTCCAGGCCCTCGCCGAGCGGATCTCCGGCCTGGACCTCGACGACCTCCTCGACGCCTGGCTGTTCACCCCCGGCCGTCCCGACGTCCCGAACACCGCCCGCAAGTCCGCCCCGCCCACCGAACCGAAGTCCTGGCCCCACCTCCGCGCCACCCACCACCTCCTGACCCGCTGA
- a CDS encoding SGNH/GDSL hydrolase family protein gives MPHRPLARALAALVALFTAALGAVFLPGTAQAAATVNYVALGDSYSSGVGAGPYDWSGCLRSQKSYAPLWAAAHSVTSFRFAACGGAVTADVIDDQVAALSSTTTMVTITIGGNDAGFADVITSCRFGSTSTCTDAVNDAKAFATATLPDRLDATYAAIRQRAPNARLIVLGYPRLFETTSCGWLAMSVYKRTILNEAADLLATVIAGRAGAAGATFVDTRPYFAGHGVCGADPWIRDVSGVIEAYHPDADGYRYGYLPALTSVTG, from the coding sequence ATGCCCCACCGCCCGCTGGCCCGCGCCCTGGCCGCGCTGGTCGCCCTGTTCACCGCCGCACTCGGCGCGGTGTTCCTGCCCGGCACCGCGCAGGCCGCCGCCACCGTCAACTACGTCGCCCTCGGCGACTCCTACTCCTCCGGCGTCGGCGCCGGCCCGTACGACTGGTCCGGCTGCCTGCGCAGCCAGAAGTCGTACGCCCCGCTCTGGGCCGCCGCCCACTCGGTGACCAGCTTCCGGTTCGCCGCCTGCGGCGGCGCGGTCACCGCCGACGTCATCGACGACCAGGTCGCCGCGCTGTCCAGCACGACCACCATGGTCACCATCACCATCGGCGGCAACGACGCCGGCTTCGCCGACGTGATCACCAGCTGCCGGTTCGGCAGCACCTCGACCTGCACCGACGCGGTCAACGACGCGAAGGCGTTCGCCACCGCGACGCTGCCCGACCGGCTCGACGCCACGTACGCCGCGATCCGGCAGCGGGCGCCGAACGCCCGGCTGATCGTGCTCGGCTACCCGCGCCTGTTCGAGACCACCAGCTGCGGGTGGCTGGCGATGAGCGTCTACAAGCGCACCATCCTCAACGAGGCCGCCGACCTGCTCGCCACCGTCATCGCCGGCCGGGCGGGCGCCGCCGGGGCCACCTTCGTCGACACCCGCCCGTACTTCGCCGGGCACGGGGTCTGCGGCGCCGACCCGTGGATCCGCGACGTCAGCGGGGTGATCGAGGCGTACCACCCGGACGCCGACGGCTACCGGTACGGCTACCTGCCGGCGCTGACCTCGGTCACCGGCTGA
- a CDS encoding type 1 periplasmic-binding domain-containing protein, protein MRELTGQKQSPPSREQVPAGGLEFLALLARLLRRPRRGDRRLPLLWLVRTPDTPDLMALLRRFLSQGQRRRVPHAVLDLAAQPAGVDVPALLRELHRQLSLEAFGAARLRFRHYPLADWLMHQSLAFGPDTEDGRATLVRRLRDRRGARTAGAPVPPGGDAAAIVSQVLLWLIRRAVPGAVFRVAVSGRVPLVGRHYRWFMRQQYLAPRQSTTFLGFAERLTAGWRDGEQPDQVNKLLLHAFLEDLRQAYRRRLWRPADWRRTAYPALLLDHVEPGTVGHVLVRLVNDVRNETGRNDPLLVVAAGDQPPPELPEPHPLDEADEAHDEWVEALPEMRRLRRAAAWLVVLRPDATETGPPPRGGVRPFAAPEPPWWSRRFLPAAVCLVLLAGAGAWVTTRWGPGCHPSVSGGRVSVQLVDGECIGYSDSAAQVFNNDPGQQRLRTIQERIFAQNRAAEEVWRRSDRRRPYLTRVYLGTLTGNRTRADEESYVSEREELEGMATAQYALLKESAGADGAALLRIVVANGGRQMRHADRAVAMLAELARDDPTVLGVVGLVDSRASTARALRDLNRIGLPVLAPTLSADRIDANSRLYLQISAPNDDQARMVEAYARQVLKVDEAHVYWTTGEGSSLAEDLYVQTLIEGLRQRFGTRITRLDEWRTGRRLTAECGYQGLLFYAGRWSEFDGFLRALRECGDNPPRHLVGDDSVNRYMANPGLRAAAPGNLPVTYVSKAALGTCAALRAAQDRRDEARASFLTWIQADDLLDPPRCRPERPEQVGERVSLAYDAAMMMIRAVESLAARLHHADHRQRWDPESINPIGVHAEVLRQNAGAGHRGVAGLIRYTPDSGEPVEKRLSLMRVERVPEVTAEPVEVYRCGTADEPAPTPCATVPPQVS, encoded by the coding sequence ATGCGCGAGTTGACCGGTCAGAAACAGTCACCACCGTCCCGGGAACAGGTCCCGGCCGGCGGACTGGAGTTCCTCGCCCTGCTCGCGCGCCTGCTGCGCCGGCCACGCCGCGGCGACCGCCGGCTGCCGCTGCTCTGGCTGGTCCGCACCCCCGACACCCCCGACCTGATGGCGCTGCTGCGCCGCTTCCTCAGCCAGGGCCAACGCCGCCGCGTCCCGCACGCGGTGCTCGACCTGGCCGCCCAACCGGCCGGCGTCGACGTGCCCGCCCTGCTGCGGGAGCTGCACCGGCAGCTCTCGCTGGAGGCGTTCGGCGCCGCCCGGCTCCGCTTCCGCCACTACCCGCTCGCCGACTGGCTGATGCACCAGAGCCTCGCCTTCGGCCCGGACACCGAGGACGGCCGGGCGACGCTGGTGCGCCGGCTGCGCGACCGGCGCGGCGCCCGGACCGCCGGCGCGCCGGTGCCCCCGGGCGGGGACGCCGCCGCGATCGTCTCCCAGGTGCTGCTCTGGCTGATCCGCCGCGCGGTGCCCGGGGCGGTGTTCCGGGTGGCCGTCTCCGGGCGCGTGCCGCTGGTCGGGCGGCACTACCGGTGGTTCATGCGCCAGCAGTACCTCGCGCCCCGACAGTCGACGACCTTCCTCGGCTTCGCCGAGCGGCTCACCGCCGGCTGGCGCGACGGCGAGCAGCCCGACCAGGTGAACAAGCTGCTGCTGCACGCGTTCCTGGAGGACCTGCGGCAGGCGTACCGGCGGCGGCTGTGGCGCCCGGCCGACTGGCGGCGCACCGCGTACCCCGCGCTGCTGCTCGACCACGTCGAGCCCGGCACTGTCGGGCACGTCCTGGTCCGGCTGGTCAACGACGTGCGCAACGAGACCGGCCGCAACGACCCGCTGCTGGTCGTGGCGGCCGGCGACCAGCCGCCCCCGGAACTGCCCGAGCCGCATCCGCTCGACGAGGCCGACGAGGCGCACGACGAATGGGTCGAGGCGTTGCCGGAGATGCGCCGGCTCCGGCGGGCGGCCGCCTGGCTGGTGGTGCTGCGGCCGGACGCCACCGAGACCGGCCCGCCGCCGCGCGGCGGCGTGCGACCCTTCGCCGCCCCGGAGCCGCCGTGGTGGTCCCGGCGCTTCCTGCCCGCGGCGGTCTGCCTGGTGCTGCTGGCCGGGGCCGGCGCCTGGGTGACCACCCGGTGGGGGCCGGGCTGCCACCCGTCGGTCAGCGGCGGGCGGGTGTCGGTGCAACTGGTCGACGGGGAATGCATCGGCTACAGCGACAGCGCCGCCCAGGTGTTCAACAACGACCCCGGCCAGCAGCGGCTGCGCACCATCCAGGAGCGGATCTTCGCGCAGAACCGGGCCGCCGAGGAGGTCTGGCGGCGCAGCGACCGCCGCCGGCCCTACCTCACCCGGGTCTACCTGGGCACCCTCACCGGCAACCGGACCCGGGCGGACGAGGAGTCGTACGTCTCCGAACGCGAGGAACTGGAGGGGATGGCGACCGCGCAGTACGCGCTGCTCAAGGAGTCCGCCGGAGCGGACGGCGCGGCGCTGCTGCGGATCGTGGTGGCCAACGGCGGCCGGCAGATGCGCCACGCCGACCGGGCGGTGGCCATGCTGGCCGAGCTGGCTCGCGACGACCCCACGGTGCTCGGCGTGGTCGGCCTGGTGGACAGCCGGGCCAGCACCGCCCGGGCACTGCGTGACCTCAACCGGATCGGGCTGCCCGTGCTCGCCCCGACGCTGTCCGCCGACCGGATTGACGCCAACTCCCGGCTCTACCTGCAGATCTCCGCGCCCAACGACGACCAGGCGCGGATGGTCGAGGCGTACGCCCGCCAGGTGCTCAAGGTGGACGAGGCGCACGTCTACTGGACCACCGGGGAGGGCAGCTCGCTGGCGGAGGACCTCTACGTCCAGACGTTGATCGAGGGGCTCCGGCAGCGCTTCGGCACCCGGATCACCCGGCTCGACGAGTGGCGTACCGGGCGCCGGCTCACCGCCGAGTGCGGTTACCAGGGCCTGCTCTTCTACGCCGGCCGCTGGTCGGAGTTCGACGGCTTCCTGCGGGCGCTGCGCGAGTGCGGGGACAACCCGCCCCGGCACCTGGTCGGTGACGACTCGGTCAACCGCTACATGGCCAACCCCGGCCTGCGCGCCGCCGCACCGGGCAACCTGCCGGTCACCTACGTCTCCAAGGCCGCGCTCGGCACCTGCGCCGCGCTGCGCGCCGCTCAGGACCGGCGCGACGAGGCCCGGGCCAGCTTCCTGACCTGGATCCAGGCCGACGACCTGCTCGACCCGCCGCGGTGCCGGCCGGAGCGCCCGGAGCAGGTCGGTGAGCGGGTGAGCCTGGCCTACGACGCGGCGATGATGATGATCCGGGCGGTGGAGAGCCTCGCCGCGCGCCTGCACCACGCCGACCATCGGCAGCGCTGGGACCCGGAGTCGATCAACCCGATCGGCGTGCACGCCGAGGTGCTGCGGCAGAACGCCGGTGCGGGCCACCGCGGCGTGGCCGGGCTGATCCGCTACACCCCGGACTCGGGCGAGCCGGTGGAGAAGCGGCTCTCGCTGATGCGGGTCGAGCGGGTGCCCGAGGTGACCGCCGAGCCGGTGGAGGTCTACCGGTGCGGCACCGCCGACGAGCCGGCCCCAACCCCGTGCGCAACCGTGCCGCCCCAGGTCAGTTAG